In Pseudobacter ginsenosidimutans, the following are encoded in one genomic region:
- a CDS encoding carboxypeptidase-like regulatory domain-containing protein: protein MKLTALLALCLSLVLSAFAQDRNRIAGTILNNSTGQPVPNASVFINGTSKGTVSRSDGGFELTGINKGSFELVVSSVGFQTLVLQLSSDTLPIAIELRLQPRMQELESVTVMPWERGSWKKYGRTFIEGFIGTSAAAQDCEIRNKKALRFRYASKAKVLEVMADEPLIIENKALGYRITYQLEGFTRNWKLRTVVFTGYSFFEELQGNPQKQQEWKEKRKQVYKGSLMHFIRSLYNDRLSQDSFEVRRLRKVPNVEKLRIQKLNEMEKQHKIVQGGRISFPTQGKVQKDSLNYFQQILKQDDSLALIGKYLLNADSLITTGIDSTKTIFFQDYLQVVYRKAQEEKEYLYDYRIFRPAGFQKSLIRLTPALPIVIQRSGLFFPPQNVFTIDYWGWSEKVSHMLPWDYQPDRL from the coding sequence ATGAAGTTAACTGCTCTACTTGCATTATGCCTTAGCCTCGTCCTCTCTGCATTTGCACAGGACAGGAACCGTATTGCCGGTACCATTCTCAACAACAGCACTGGGCAGCCGGTGCCGAATGCCAGTGTATTTATCAATGGTACATCCAAAGGCACGGTGTCCCGGTCGGATGGCGGATTTGAATTGACCGGTATCAATAAGGGCAGCTTCGAACTGGTGGTTTCTTCAGTGGGTTTTCAAACACTCGTACTTCAATTGTCCTCCGATACATTACCCATCGCAATTGAGCTCAGGCTGCAGCCGCGTATGCAGGAGCTGGAGTCTGTTACCGTGATGCCCTGGGAAAGGGGCAGCTGGAAGAAATATGGCAGAACATTCATTGAAGGATTCATAGGAACATCGGCGGCTGCGCAGGACTGTGAGATCAGGAACAAGAAAGCCCTGCGCTTCCGCTATGCTTCCAAAGCAAAGGTGTTGGAAGTGATGGCCGATGAACCGCTCATCATCGAGAACAAAGCGCTTGGATATCGCATCACTTACCAACTGGAAGGCTTTACGCGCAACTGGAAATTGCGCACAGTGGTATTCACCGGTTACTCTTTCTTCGAGGAATTGCAGGGCAACCCGCAAAAGCAACAGGAATGGAAAGAGAAGCGGAAGCAGGTATATAAGGGCTCGCTGATGCACTTCATACGAAGCCTGTACAATGACCGGCTATCCCAGGACAGCTTTGAAGTTCGCCGTCTTCGCAAAGTGCCCAACGTGGAAAAGCTCAGGATCCAGAAGCTCAACGAAATGGAAAAACAGCACAAGATCGTGCAAGGCGGTCGCATCAGTTTTCCCACGCAGGGCAAAGTGCAGAAAGACAGTCTCAATTACTTCCAGCAGATATTGAAACAGGATGATTCACTCGCATTGATCGGCAAATACCTCCTGAATGCCGACAGCCTTATCACTACCGGCATCGATTCCACGAAGACCATCTTCTTCCAGGATTATCTCCAGGTGGTGTACAGAAAAGCGCAGGAAGAAAAAGAATATCTCTACGATTATCGCATTTTCAGACCAGCGGGTTTTCAGAAATCATTGATCCGTTTGACGCCGGCATTACCCATAGTGATCCAGCGCAGCGGTCTATTCTTTCCGCCACAGAATGTTTTCACCATCGATTACTGGGGTTGGAGCGAAAAGGTTTCGCATATGCTTCCCTGGGATTATCAGCCTGACCGGCTATAG
- a CDS encoding ACT domain-containing protein, giving the protein MKLLNTMQPDAAGTVITQEAGSVGVKAVAAKDGIVAINIKSSRMLLAYGFLRKIFEVFEKYRTPIDMITTSEVAVSVTIDSGAHLKAIVKELEPFGTIEVETDQTIISVVGNEIAQTPDVLSKLFDALRPVTVSMVSYGGSKHNVSILVPSSYKTQTLQLLNKGLFGLE; this is encoded by the coding sequence GTGAAACTGCTCAACACCATGCAGCCCGATGCGGCTGGCACTGTGATCACACAGGAAGCCGGTTCTGTAGGCGTGAAAGCTGTAGCGGCAAAAGATGGCATCGTCGCCATCAATATCAAGAGCAGTCGCATGTTGCTGGCCTATGGCTTCCTGCGCAAGATCTTCGAGGTATTTGAAAAGTACCGCACTCCAATAGATATGATCACCACTTCAGAAGTAGCCGTGTCTGTTACTATAGACAGCGGCGCACATCTGAAAGCCATTGTGAAAGAACTGGAACCATTCGGCACCATCGAAGTGGAAACGGACCAGACCATCATTTCCGTGGTGGGTAATGAGATCGCGCAAACTCCTGATGTACTAAGCAAGCTGTTTGATGCACTCAGGCCCGTTACCGTTAGTATGGTAAGCTATGGTGGCAGTAAGCACAATGTGAGCATTTTGGTGCCATCATCTTACAAAACTCAAACGTTACAACTGCTGAACAAAGGTCTGTTTGGTTTGGAATAG
- a CDS encoding amino acid kinase family protein has protein sequence MKVMKFGGTSVGKPERMHQVAQLITKDAEPTIVVLSALSGTTNALVGIGESMAAGNREEAKQKIDTLEAHYKQFIPQLVKTSAAQTKAQQIIGEHFEFLNIILKISFSEALSKDILAQGELLSTKLFSVYLEEQGIPHSLLPALEFMSIDIHEEPQLSAIRPKLMALLDQHKDKKLFITQGYICRNARGEVDNLKRGGSDYTASLVAAAANASVCEIWTDIDGMHNNDPRVVKKTVAIEQLSFEEAAELAYFGAKILHPPVSGLRSRRRFR, from the coding sequence ATGAAAGTAATGAAGTTTGGTGGCACGTCAGTAGGCAAACCAGAGCGCATGCACCAGGTTGCTCAACTGATCACTAAAGATGCAGAGCCCACCATCGTTGTACTGAGCGCACTCAGTGGAACTACCAATGCACTGGTAGGTATAGGAGAATCAATGGCAGCAGGAAACCGCGAAGAAGCCAAACAGAAGATCGATACACTGGAAGCACATTACAAACAATTCATTCCTCAGCTTGTCAAGACCAGCGCTGCGCAAACCAAAGCGCAGCAAATTATCGGCGAACATTTCGAATTCCTCAATATCATCCTGAAAATCTCCTTCAGTGAAGCACTGAGCAAAGACATCCTCGCTCAGGGCGAACTGTTAAGCACGAAACTTTTCAGCGTTTATCTCGAAGAGCAAGGCATTCCGCATTCACTGCTCCCTGCACTCGAGTTCATGAGCATCGACATCCATGAAGAGCCCCAGCTGTCCGCTATCCGTCCAAAACTGATGGCATTGCTGGACCAGCACAAAGACAAAAAGCTTTTCATCACACAAGGTTATATCTGCCGTAACGCCAGGGGCGAAGTGGATAACCTCAAACGCGGAGGAAGCGATTATACTGCTTCCCTCGTTGCTGCTGCTGCCAATGCATCTGTCTGCGAGATCTGGACAGATATCGATGGTATGCACAACAATGATCCCCGCGTGGTGAAGAAGACCGTGGCCATCGAGCAACTGAGCTTCGAAGAAGCAGCCGAGCTGGCGTATTTCGGAGCCAAGATCCTGCACCCACCTGTATCTGGCCTGCGCAGCAGGAGAAGGTTCCGGTGA
- a CDS encoding Ldh family oxidoreductase: MAERIYSYQHLLHFTQNVFKQIGCSEEHAATAAKVLLSADLRGVDSHGVARLTGYVRLWEAKRVNAKPDIRIVHETPSTAVVDGDSGLGLVVAPYAMQVAIDKAKNVGTGWVSVEGSNHFGIAGYHGMMALEHDMIGIAMTNASPLVAPTFSSEKLLGTNPICVAIPAGKEFPFVADLATTTAANGKLEILQRKNLDTPLGWVQDANGQPTTNAHALKSGGALLPLGGDREHGSHKGYALGAMVDIFCGVLSGANYGPWVPPFPAYVPMPQSMPGKGIGHFFGAMRVDAFRPASEFKENMDNWLHRFRSAKPIEGEEKVLVPGDPEREMEQSRMEHGIPLLEPVAEDLQQLAAKLGISFELQ; encoded by the coding sequence ATGGCAGAAAGGATCTATTCATACCAGCACTTGCTTCATTTTACGCAGAATGTATTCAAACAGATCGGATGCAGTGAAGAACATGCAGCAACGGCTGCAAAGGTTTTGCTGAGTGCAGATCTGCGTGGTGTGGATTCACACGGAGTAGCGAGGCTTACCGGGTATGTTCGTTTGTGGGAAGCGAAGCGCGTGAATGCAAAGCCTGATATCCGTATCGTTCATGAAACACCCAGCACGGCGGTGGTGGATGGAGACAGTGGCCTTGGTCTGGTAGTAGCGCCATACGCGATGCAGGTGGCTATCGATAAAGCAAAGAATGTGGGAACCGGATGGGTGAGTGTGGAAGGCAGCAATCATTTCGGCATTGCAGGCTATCATGGAATGATGGCGCTGGAGCACGATATGATCGGTATCGCCATGACCAATGCCAGTCCATTGGTGGCGCCTACCTTCTCTTCTGAAAAATTGCTCGGTACCAATCCGATCTGCGTGGCCATTCCCGCAGGAAAGGAATTTCCTTTTGTTGCCGACCTCGCTACCACTACTGCAGCCAATGGCAAACTGGAGATCCTGCAACGCAAGAACCTGGATACACCCTTGGGATGGGTACAGGATGCAAACGGACAACCCACTACCAATGCACATGCGCTGAAATCAGGCGGGGCGCTGCTTCCGTTGGGTGGCGACAGAGAGCATGGAAGTCATAAAGGCTATGCGCTGGGCGCGATGGTTGATATTTTTTGCGGCGTGCTTAGCGGCGCCAACTACGGTCCCTGGGTGCCGCCATTCCCGGCCTATGTGCCTATGCCGCAATCCATGCCCGGCAAGGGGATCGGTCATTTCTTCGGCGCCATGCGCGTGGATGCGTTCAGGCCGGCATCGGAGTTTAAAGAGAATATGGACAACTGGCTGCATCGATTCCGCAGCGCCAAACCCATTGAAGGGGAGGAGAAAGTGCTGGTGCCCGGCGATCCCGAGCGTGAGATGGAGCAAAGCCGGATGGAGCACGGCATCCCGCTGCTGGAGCCTGTTGCGGAAGACCTGCAGCAACTGGCCGCAAAACTGGGGATCAGTTTTGAGCTGCAGTAA
- a CDS encoding sugar phosphate isomerase/epimerase family protein — protein MQRMFVTLAVSSLMMLFVHCGDQAAKPTDTTMNANATDSVTSQWKLGVQFWTFHLFPFTTAVEKADSAGIKFIEAYLGQPIGGDSKDTLNIRLSAEGRQKVRSILAAKGITMVAFGVVVPQSEEDWKQTFELAKDLGVQYITSEPKKEHLHLADSLAGAYNIPIAIHDHPYPNAYAHPDSVINAMKGHPNLYACADVGHWARNGLDVVECLKKLEGRVIGSHLKDIVTFNDTKAADTLPGKGVIKFPEVFAEFKRQNFKGMFSIEHESNWLNNTQDVKEIADFFHTQVKALK, from the coding sequence ATGCAAAGAATGTTTGTTACCCTGGCAGTATCCTCACTGATGATGCTGTTTGTTCATTGCGGCGATCAGGCTGCCAAACCAACGGACACCACTATGAATGCAAATGCAACTGATTCCGTGACCTCACAATGGAAGCTGGGCGTTCAGTTCTGGACATTCCATTTGTTCCCTTTCACCACTGCTGTTGAAAAAGCCGACAGCGCCGGTATCAAATTCATTGAAGCCTATCTCGGGCAACCCATCGGTGGGGATTCCAAAGACACACTGAATATCCGCCTCTCAGCTGAAGGCCGTCAGAAAGTGAGATCCATCCTGGCCGCCAAAGGCATTACCATGGTGGCTTTCGGGGTAGTGGTGCCGCAATCTGAAGAGGACTGGAAGCAAACCTTCGAGTTGGCAAAAGACCTGGGCGTGCAATACATCACGTCAGAGCCGAAGAAAGAACATCTTCATTTAGCAGATAGTCTTGCAGGCGCCTATAATATTCCAATTGCCATTCATGATCACCCATACCCCAATGCTTATGCGCATCCTGATTCCGTGATCAATGCAATGAAAGGTCATCCCAATTTATATGCCTGCGCCGATGTAGGCCACTGGGCGAGAAATGGACTGGATGTGGTGGAATGCCTGAAAAAACTGGAAGGCCGCGTGATCGGATCACATCTGAAAGACATCGTTACCTTCAATGATACCAAAGCTGCGGATACGCTTCCCGGTAAGGGCGTGATCAAGTTCCCTGAAGTGTTTGCCGAGTTCAAACGCCAGAACTTCAAAGGTATGTTCAGTATCGAGCATGAGAGCAACTGGCTGAACAATACGCAGGATGTGAAAGAGATCGCAGATTTCTTCCATACGCAGGTGAAAGCGTTGAAGTAA
- a CDS encoding single-stranded DNA-binding protein encodes MIKLQVIGNLGKDCVTNTVNGKNVINFNVAHTEKFKDAQGNQKDKTIWVDCAYWTERTGIAPYLRKGTQVYVEGTPEVRTYPKNDGTTGASLTLRVLSVQLLGGRAEGGEGGGYNAGNSGYNSGGGYNAAPAQTASAPAAGGNESYDDLPF; translated from the coding sequence ATGATTAAACTTCAGGTTATAGGCAATCTTGGCAAAGATTGCGTGACGAACACAGTGAACGGAAAAAATGTCATCAACTTCAACGTAGCGCATACAGAAAAATTCAAGGATGCCCAGGGCAACCAGAAAGACAAGACCATCTGGGTGGATTGTGCTTACTGGACAGAACGCACCGGTATCGCTCCTTACCTCCGCAAAGGCACACAGGTGTATGTGGAAGGCACTCCAGAAGTACGCACATACCCGAAGAATGATGGCACAACCGGTGCTTCACTCACGCTCCGTGTACTGAGCGTGCAACTGCTCGGTGGCCGTGCTGAAGGCGGTGAAGGTGGCGGATACAATGCAGGTAACAGCGGCTATAACAGTGGCGGCGGTTACAATGCAGCTCCAGCGCAGACTGCCAGCGCTCCGGCAGCAGGTGGAAATGAAAGCTACGATGACCTGCCATTTTAA
- a CDS encoding M14 metallopeptidase family protein: protein MRKLLSISMIAMLGFLPFAGKAQDITLSYYLPDSVQYNPAIPKPKDIIYHEPGEWHVTHDRLVNYMKALAAAAPDRIKLETMGFSYEQRPQVLLIITSPKNHRNLEAIRQQHVQLTDPSKSASLNTNDMPIVVYVGHSIHGNEPSGANAALLSAYYLAAGQGPKVEELLDNVVVLFDPSFNPDGLQRFSTWVNQHKSKNLVTDPNSREFNEVWPGGRFNHYWFDLNRDWLPAVHVESQNRLGWFHAWKPNILTDHHEQGSNASFFFQPGVPSRVNPLTPAKNQELTAKLGKFHAAYLDRIGSLYFTKESYDDFYYGKGSTYPDVQGCIGILFEQGSSRGHAQQTINGVLRFPFTIRNQFVTTLSTLEGAKALRKEFLDYQRDFYKSAVSEAATAPVKGYVFGDAEDPVRSAIFAEMLLRHQIEVYSLNNDMSADGYKFEKGKAYLVPANQPQTRLIHGIFDKTLTYKDSLFYDITAWTMPLAFGLPYAELDAAKIASAQRGARITTAEAPKGKITGGSSNYAYLFPWDGFYAPRALYELQEAGILTKVSTTNFEIETGNGPKQFHYGTIIVPVGLQRITSQQLAGIMQSIAEKNGLEITAVNTGNVISGSDLGSGKMAPVSQPRIAMLTGTGVSATDAGEIWHLLDQRFNIPATHLEIPMFNRIDLNKYNTIIMPPGNYNDLNKDKLKSWVQGGGTLILTEEAVQWAANNGLTTVSFKKAKEDTLKSGAYAEREFRDGAQRMAGAIFRASVDLSHPLAYGYHHPTVDLFKSNGVFPEKNKNPYATPYVYGNKPLQSGFITRENYELLKNSGAVLVNSSGTGRIISIADNPVFRAYWLGGTKLFLNAIFFGRNIDAAAARNE, encoded by the coding sequence ATGAGAAAATTACTATCTATTTCGATGATAGCAATGCTGGGCTTTCTGCCATTTGCCGGCAAGGCCCAGGACATCACCTTATCTTATTATCTTCCTGATTCTGTGCAGTATAACCCTGCCATTCCCAAACCGAAGGACATTATTTACCACGAACCGGGCGAATGGCATGTAACCCACGATCGCCTCGTGAATTACATGAAAGCGCTGGCCGCGGCCGCGCCGGACCGGATCAAGCTGGAAACCATGGGATTCAGCTATGAACAACGTCCGCAGGTACTGCTCATCATCACTTCTCCAAAGAACCACCGCAACCTGGAAGCGATCCGCCAGCAGCACGTTCAGCTGACCGATCCTTCAAAGTCGGCCTCTCTTAACACGAATGATATGCCGATTGTTGTGTACGTGGGTCATTCCATTCACGGCAATGAACCCAGCGGCGCCAATGCTGCCCTTCTCAGCGCTTATTATCTCGCCGCCGGTCAGGGACCGAAAGTGGAGGAGTTGCTGGACAATGTAGTGGTGCTTTTCGATCCCAGTTTCAATCCCGATGGATTGCAACGCTTCTCCACCTGGGTGAACCAGCATAAAAGCAAGAACCTGGTTACCGATCCCAATAGCCGTGAGTTCAATGAAGTGTGGCCCGGAGGAAGGTTCAATCATTACTGGTTCGATCTGAACCGCGACTGGCTCCCGGCAGTACACGTGGAAAGCCAGAACCGTCTCGGTTGGTTCCATGCCTGGAAACCGAATATCCTTACAGACCATCATGAACAGGGCAGCAATGCTTCCTTCTTTTTTCAACCCGGCGTTCCCAGTCGGGTGAATCCGCTCACGCCTGCAAAGAACCAGGAGCTGACAGCCAAACTCGGTAAGTTCCATGCAGCTTACCTCGACAGGATCGGCAGTTTGTATTTCACCAAAGAGAGCTATGATGATTTCTATTATGGTAAAGGCTCCACCTATCCCGATGTGCAGGGATGCATCGGAATCTTATTTGAACAAGGTTCTTCAAGAGGCCACGCACAGCAAACCATCAATGGCGTGCTTCGTTTTCCTTTTACGATCCGCAACCAGTTTGTGACCACCTTGTCTACACTGGAAGGAGCGAAGGCATTGAGAAAAGAATTCCTGGATTATCAGCGTGATTTCTACAAAAGCGCTGTCAGTGAAGCGGCTACCGCTCCGGTGAAAGGATATGTTTTTGGCGATGCTGAAGACCCCGTTCGTTCAGCCATTTTTGCGGAGATGCTGCTGCGTCACCAGATCGAAGTGTATTCGCTGAACAATGATATGAGTGCAGATGGTTACAAATTCGAGAAAGGGAAAGCTTACCTGGTGCCCGCCAATCAGCCACAGACAAGGCTGATACATGGCATATTCGATAAGACACTAACGTATAAGGACAGCCTTTTTTACGATATCACGGCCTGGACCATGCCGCTTGCCTTCGGATTGCCCTATGCCGAGCTGGATGCTGCAAAGATTGCATCGGCACAGCGCGGCGCGCGCATCACTACAGCTGAAGCGCCGAAAGGAAAAATAACCGGCGGCAGCAGCAACTACGCGTATCTCTTTCCCTGGGATGGATTCTATGCACCCCGTGCATTGTACGAATTGCAGGAAGCCGGGATCCTTACCAAAGTGAGCACTACCAATTTCGAGATAGAGACCGGCAATGGGCCTAAGCAGTTCCACTATGGTACTATCATTGTTCCGGTAGGACTGCAACGCATCACATCACAGCAACTGGCAGGCATCATGCAATCCATTGCTGAAAAGAACGGTCTTGAGATCACTGCTGTTAACACCGGCAATGTGATCAGTGGCAGTGATCTGGGAAGTGGGAAGATGGCTCCAGTATCGCAGCCGCGCATCGCGATGCTCACAGGCACCGGCGTGAGCGCAACCGATGCGGGCGAGATCTGGCACCTGTTGGACCAGCGCTTCAATATTCCCGCCACACATTTGGAGATCCCGATGTTCAACCGCATCGATCTCAATAAATACAATACCATCATCATGCCTCCCGGCAACTATAACGATCTCAACAAAGACAAACTGAAAAGCTGGGTGCAGGGTGGCGGTACATTGATCCTTACAGAAGAAGCAGTGCAGTGGGCGGCCAACAATGGTCTTACCACTGTCAGTTTCAAGAAAGCAAAGGAAGATACTTTGAAAAGTGGCGCCTATGCAGAGCGTGAATTCCGCGATGGTGCGCAACGCATGGCAGGCGCTATCTTCAGGGCCAGCGTGGATCTCAGTCATCCTCTTGCTTACGGTTACCATCACCCGACAGTAGATCTTTTTAAGAGTAATGGAGTTTTTCCCGAAAAAAATAAGAACCCTTATGCCACTCCTTACGTATATGGTAACAAACCATTGCAAAGTGGCTTTATTACACGGGAGAATTATGAGCTCTTGAAGAACTCCGGTGCGGTACTGGTCAATTCATCGGGAACAGGGAGGATCATCTCCATTGCAGACAATCCTGTTTTCAGGGCTTACTGGCTGGGAGGTACCAAACTCTTTCTGAATGCGATCTTCTTCGGAAGGAATATTGATGCAGCCGCTGCGCGTAACGAATAG
- the mnmA gene encoding tRNA 2-thiouridine(34) synthase MnmA has translation MSRKGKVLVAMSGGIDSTVAALMLHHEGYEVVGITMKTWDYASSGGNGKKETGCCNLDSFNDARMAAVQHGFPHFVLDIREEFGDFVIENFVDEYLAGRTPNPCVMCNTHIKWRALLKRADAMDCDFIATGHYGVINQHTNGRHYISKGVDDTKDQSYVLWGLQQDLLSRTLLPLGKYHKTEIRQMAHDYGYPELAKKAESYEICFVPDNDYRGFLKRRVNGLEEKVAGGNFVDKEGNILGQHKGYPFYTIGQRKGLDVTFGKPMYVTNIIPETNTVMLGEENDLSRQEMIVSKINWLKYDGVTDGMEATTRIRYKDRGTTSNLYTHENGVLVRFYEDAKGVAPGQSAVFYEGDDVIGGGIIQRSHLL, from the coding sequence ATGAGCAGGAAAGGAAAAGTTCTGGTGGCTATGAGCGGCGGTATCGACAGTACCGTGGCTGCGCTCATGTTACACCACGAAGGTTATGAAGTGGTTGGCATCACCATGAAAACATGGGACTATGCCAGCAGTGGTGGTAATGGTAAAAAAGAAACCGGCTGTTGCAACCTCGACAGCTTCAATGATGCCCGCATGGCTGCGGTGCAACATGGGTTTCCACATTTTGTGCTGGACATCCGTGAAGAGTTCGGTGATTTTGTGATCGAGAATTTTGTTGATGAATACCTCGCAGGCCGCACGCCCAATCCCTGCGTGATGTGCAATACCCATATCAAATGGCGCGCACTCCTGAAAAGAGCCGATGCCATGGATTGCGATTTCATCGCTACCGGTCACTACGGCGTGATCAATCAGCATACCAATGGCCGCCACTATATCAGTAAAGGCGTTGATGATACCAAGGATCAAAGCTATGTACTCTGGGGCCTGCAGCAGGACCTGCTGAGCCGCACCCTCCTGCCGCTCGGTAAATACCACAAAACGGAGATCCGCCAGATGGCTCACGATTACGGATACCCGGAGCTGGCCAAAAAAGCAGAGAGCTATGAAATTTGTTTCGTTCCCGATAATGATTATCGCGGCTTCCTCAAACGCAGAGTGAACGGACTGGAAGAAAAAGTTGCCGGCGGTAATTTCGTTGACAAAGAAGGAAATATTCTCGGACAACATAAAGGCTATCCTTTCTATACTATCGGGCAAAGAAAAGGGCTTGATGTTACTTTCGGTAAACCCATGTATGTAACCAATATCATCCCTGAAACCAATACGGTGATGCTGGGCGAAGAAAATGATCTGAGCCGTCAGGAGATGATCGTGAGCAAGATCAACTGGCTCAAGTACGATGGTGTAACCGATGGAATGGAAGCCACTACGCGTATCCGGTACAAAGACCGTGGTACCACCTCCAACCTCTACACTCATGAGAATGGCGTGCTCGTTCGTTTTTATGAAGATGCCAAAGGTGTGGCTCCCGGACAAAGCGCTGTTTTCTACGAAGGCGATGATGTGATCGGTGGCGGCATCATTCAAAGAAGCCATCTGCTCTGA
- a CDS encoding RsmB/NOP family class I SAM-dependent RNA methyltransferase, which yields MRYYSHLQSARQIIEGYNGKEPFHRYIRTFFAQHKKFGSRDRKQISGLCYAYWRLGGSLNTLSIDDRILAGHFLCVNPSSENASDPVLEQLKPEWNTALHLSIAEKFTSITGDTDAWDKAGTAIFPWLDQLSEPIDPKQFTASFFIQPDLFLRARPGKEKQVADKLTKAAISFQHIPPTAFAMPNSSKIDEVIKLNTEAVVQDLSSQQVQELIQLVPSTPAGIRLWDCCAGSGGKTILAFDTFKKLTITVSDKREPILVNLAKRFNEAGIGQYQSLLADMAIGSGRNPSKYNYDLIIADVPCSGSGTWGRTPEWLHFFDPAAIDTYSALQKKIVINAAPHVADNGYFLYITCSVFRKENEEVVEHIQANTGLELVKMEVLKGYHRKADTMFAALFKRP from the coding sequence ATGAGGTATTACTCACATCTCCAATCCGCCCGGCAGATCATTGAAGGCTATAACGGAAAAGAGCCTTTCCACCGGTACATCCGTACCTTCTTTGCGCAACATAAGAAATTCGGGAGCCGCGACAGGAAGCAGATCTCCGGATTGTGCTACGCTTACTGGCGGTTGGGAGGCTCATTGAACACGCTTTCTATTGATGACAGAATACTTGCAGGACATTTTCTCTGCGTCAATCCTTCTTCAGAAAATGCTTCCGATCCCGTTCTTGAACAACTCAAACCGGAATGGAATACAGCACTGCATCTCAGCATCGCTGAAAAATTCACATCGATCACCGGCGATACCGATGCCTGGGATAAAGCGGGCACAGCTATCTTCCCCTGGCTGGATCAACTCAGTGAGCCCATCGATCCAAAACAATTCACGGCATCTTTCTTCATACAACCTGATCTCTTCTTGCGCGCGAGGCCGGGAAAAGAGAAACAGGTAGCCGATAAACTCACAAAAGCAGCAATCAGTTTTCAACATATTCCACCTACTGCTTTTGCAATGCCCAATAGCTCAAAGATCGATGAGGTGATCAAACTCAATACTGAAGCGGTTGTGCAAGACCTTAGTTCACAACAAGTGCAGGAGCTCATTCAGCTGGTGCCTTCCACACCGGCTGGTATCAGGCTATGGGATTGCTGTGCAGGGAGTGGAGGGAAAACCATTTTGGCTTTTGATACTTTCAAAAAGCTGACCATAACAGTATCGGACAAACGAGAACCGATACTGGTCAATCTGGCTAAAAGATTCAATGAAGCGGGGATCGGGCAATACCAGTCGTTACTGGCAGATATGGCTATTGGCAGCGGACGTAATCCTTCCAAATACAATTACGATCTCATCATTGCGGATGTTCCCTGCAGCGGTTCAGGCACCTGGGGCAGAACGCCGGAATGGTTGCATTTCTTCGATCCTGCTGCTATCGATACTTATAGCGCATTGCAGAAAAAGATCGTGATCAACGCGGCCCCGCATGTGGCGGATAACGGCTACTTCCTTTATATCACCTGCTCTGTTTTCAGGAAGGAAAATGAAGAAGTGGTAGAGCATATCCAGGCCAATACCGGGCTGGAACTGGTGAAAATGGAAGTGCTGAAGGGATATCACCGGAAGGCGGATACCATGTTTGCCGCTCTCTTCAAAAGGCCATAG